A genomic stretch from Enterobacter dykesii includes:
- the motB gene encoding flagellar motor protein MotB yields MKNQSHPIVIVKKRKHKGGGHGAHGSWKIAYADFMTAMMAFFLVMWLISISSPKELIQIAEYFRTPLATAVTGGPRISNSDSPIPGGGDDYTQQKGEVKKEPNIDELKRKMEQARLKKLRGDLDQLIEADPKLRALRPHLKIDLVQEGLRIQIIDSQNRPMFKTGSAEVEPYMRDILRAIAPVLNGIPNRISLSGHTDDFPYASGEKGYSNWELSADRANASRRELVVGGLDDGKVLRVVGMAATMRVSDRGPDDAINRRISLLVLNQQAEQAILHENAESQNESLDDLKQPGAVPSAAVPTSPPANPR; encoded by the coding sequence ATGAAAAACCAGTCCCATCCGATCGTCATCGTAAAAAAACGCAAGCACAAGGGCGGCGGGCATGGCGCACACGGCTCGTGGAAAATTGCGTACGCCGACTTTATGACTGCAATGATGGCGTTCTTTCTGGTGATGTGGCTGATCTCCATCTCCAGCCCAAAAGAACTGATCCAGATTGCCGAATATTTCCGCACGCCGCTGGCAACGGCGGTAACCGGTGGGCCGCGAATCTCTAACAGCGACAGCCCGATCCCGGGCGGCGGCGATGATTACACCCAGCAGAAGGGTGAGGTGAAAAAAGAGCCGAACATCGACGAGCTGAAAAGAAAGATGGAGCAGGCGCGCCTGAAGAAACTGCGTGGCGATCTCGATCAGCTGATTGAAGCGGATCCGAAACTGCGCGCGCTGCGCCCGCATCTGAAGATCGACCTGGTGCAGGAAGGGCTGCGTATTCAGATTATTGACAGCCAGAACCGACCAATGTTTAAAACCGGAAGTGCGGAAGTTGAACCGTACATGCGCGACATTCTGCGTGCTATTGCTCCGGTGCTGAACGGCATTCCTAACCGAATCAGCCTGTCAGGACACACGGATGATTTCCCGTACGCCAGTGGGGAGAAGGGATACAGCAACTGGGAGCTTTCTGCCGATCGTGCCAACGCCTCGCGTCGCGAGCTGGTGGTAGGTGGGCTTGATGATGGCAAGGTACTGCGCGTAGTCGGCATGGCCGCAACCATGCGCGTTTCCGACCGCGGGCCGGATGATGCCATCAACCGTCGTATCAGTCTTTTAGTGCTGAACCAGCAGGCGGAGCAGGCCATCCTGCATGAAAACGCCGAAAGTCAGAATGAGTCACTGGACGATTTAAAACAGCCTGGGGCCGTTCCTTCGGCTGCCGTTCCAACATCGCCACCAGCCAATCCGAGGTGA
- the motA gene encoding flagellar motor stator protein MotA: protein MLILLGYLVVLGTVFGGYMMTGGHLGALYQPAELIIIGGAGVGAFIVGNNGKSIKGTLKAIPLLFRRSKYTKSMYMDLLALLYRLMAKSRQQGMFSLERDIENPKESEIFASYPRILADAMMLDFIVDYLRLIISGNMNTFEIEALMDEEIETHESESEVPANSLALVGDSLPAFGIVAAVMGVVHALASADRPAAELGALIAHAMVGTFLGILLAYGFISPLASVLRQKSAETTKMMQCVKITLLSNLNGYAPPIAVEFGRKTLYSSERPSFIELEEHVRAVKNPNQQTTTEDA from the coding sequence GTGCTTATCTTATTAGGTTACCTGGTAGTTCTCGGTACAGTTTTCGGCGGTTACATGATGACCGGCGGGCACCTTGGAGCACTCTATCAACCGGCTGAACTTATTATCATCGGCGGCGCAGGGGTAGGGGCTTTTATCGTTGGCAACAACGGTAAATCGATCAAGGGCACGCTGAAAGCGATTCCGTTGCTGTTCCGTCGCTCGAAATACACCAAAAGCATGTATATGGATCTGCTGGCACTGCTCTATCGCCTGATGGCGAAGTCGCGTCAGCAGGGCATGTTCTCCCTTGAACGGGATATTGAAAACCCGAAAGAGAGCGAAATTTTTGCCAGCTATCCGCGCATTCTTGCTGACGCCATGATGCTGGATTTCATCGTCGACTATCTGCGACTGATCATCAGCGGCAACATGAATACCTTCGAAATCGAAGCGCTGATGGACGAAGAGATCGAAACCCACGAAAGCGAATCTGAAGTGCCGGCCAACAGCCTGGCGCTGGTCGGCGACTCGCTTCCGGCATTCGGTATCGTTGCCGCAGTAATGGGCGTGGTTCACGCTCTGGCCTCGGCAGACCGTCCGGCAGCCGAGCTGGGTGCGCTGATTGCCCACGCGATGGTGGGAACTTTTCTCGGTATTTTGCTGGCGTACGGCTTTATCTCTCCGCTGGCGAGCGTTCTGCGCCAGAAGAGCGCGGAAACCACCAAAATGATGCAGTGCGTGAAGATCACGCTGCTCTCTAATCTCAACGGTTACGCGCCACCGATCGCGGTTGAGTTTGGCCGTAAAACGCTTTACTCCAGCGAGCGTCCGTCGTTTATCGAGCTTGAAGAACACGTGCGTGCGGTGAAAAACCCAAACCAACAGACGACAACTGAGGACGCATGA
- the flhC gene encoding flagellar transcriptional regulator FlhC, whose amino-acid sequence MSEKSIVQEARDIQLAMELITLGARLQMLESETQLSRGRLIKLYKELRGSPPPKGMLPFSTDWFMTWEQNIHASMFCNAWQYLLKTGLCSGVDAVIKAYKLYLEQCPQQEEGPLLALTRAWTLVRFVESGMLELSRCNCCDGNFITHAHQPAGSFACSLCQPPSRAVKRRKLSRDAADIIPQLLDEQIEQAV is encoded by the coding sequence ATGAGCGAGAAAAGCATTGTTCAGGAAGCGCGTGACATACAGTTGGCCATGGAGCTGATTACACTGGGTGCTCGTTTACAAATGCTGGAAAGCGAGACTCAACTGAGCCGTGGTCGTCTTATCAAACTGTACAAAGAGTTACGTGGTAGTCCCCCGCCGAAAGGCATGCTGCCGTTTTCTACCGACTGGTTTATGACGTGGGAGCAGAATATTCATGCTTCCATGTTCTGTAATGCCTGGCAGTATCTTCTCAAAACCGGTTTGTGTAGCGGCGTTGACGCCGTGATCAAAGCGTACAAACTTTACCTTGAACAATGCCCACAGCAGGAAGAAGGCCCTCTGCTGGCGCTGACCCGCGCATGGACGCTGGTGCGTTTTGTTGAGAGCGGAATGCTTGAACTGTCGCGCTGCAACTGCTGCGACGGCAATTTTATTACCCATGCTCATCAACCTGCAGGCAGCTTCGCCTGTAGTTTATGTCAGCCTCCATCCCGCGCAGTAAAAAGACGTAAACTTTCCCGGGATGCTGCCGATATTATTCCACAACTGCTGGATGAACAGATCGAACAAGCTGTTTAA
- the flhD gene encoding flagellar transcriptional regulator FlhD, with protein MHTSELLKHIYDINLSYLLLAQRLISQDKASAMFRLGINEEMATMLGGLTLPQMVKLAETNQLVCQFRFDDSQTITRLTQESRVDDLQQIHTGILLSTRLLNEISQPDDVARKKRA; from the coding sequence ATGCATACATCCGAGTTGCTAAAACATATCTATGACATCAATTTGTCGTATTTACTGCTCGCGCAGCGTTTGATTAGTCAGGACAAGGCGTCCGCGATGTTTCGTCTGGGTATTAACGAAGAAATGGCAACCATGCTGGGCGGTTTAACCCTCCCGCAGATGGTTAAACTGGCTGAAACGAATCAACTGGTTTGCCAGTTCCGTTTCGATGATTCACAGACAATAACGCGTCTGACGCAGGAATCCCGTGTGGACGATCTTCAACAGATCCATACCGGTATTCTTCTTTCCACTCGCTTGCTTAACGAAATCAGCCAGCCTGATGACGTAGCCCGTAAGAAAAGGGCCTAG
- the uspC gene encoding universal stress protein UspC, producing the protein MSYSHLLVSVAVSPESHQLVARAVSIARPHNARISLITLAAEPEMYNQLAAPMLEDIREVLQEETQQFLRELVEKAQYPVYETVIATGELNAHILDMCRRQNIDLVICGNHNHSFLSRAACAAKSIVASSQVDVLLVPLGGH; encoded by the coding sequence ATGAGTTACTCCCATCTTCTTGTTTCCGTTGCAGTTTCCCCCGAAAGCCATCAACTCGTCGCCCGGGCAGTTTCCATTGCCAGACCTCACAATGCACGCATCAGCCTCATTACGCTCGCCGCAGAGCCAGAGATGTATAATCAGCTGGCCGCCCCCATGCTGGAGGATATTCGTGAGGTTCTTCAGGAAGAGACGCAGCAATTTCTGCGAGAATTAGTGGAAAAGGCACAATATCCCGTTTATGAAACCGTTATTGCGACCGGGGAACTCAATGCCCATATTCTCGATATGTGTCGCAGACAAAATATTGATTTAGTGATTTGCGGGAACCATAACCACAGCTTTTTATCGCGCGCAGCCTGTGCGGCGAAATCTATTGTTGCGTCAAGCCAGGTTGATGTGCTGTTAGTACCGCTTGGGGGGCATTAA
- the otsA gene encoding alpha,alpha-trehalose-phosphate synthase, whose translation MGRLVVVSNRIAPPDDKKASAGGLAVGVLGALKAAGGLWFGWSGEISEEEKPLKKVTRGNITWASFALKEKDYDEYYSQFSNAVLWPAFHYRLDLVKFQRESFEGYSRVNALLADKLLPLIEEDDILWIHDYHLLPFARELRKRGVNNRIGFFLHIPFPTPEIFTALPPHEELLEALCDYDLLGFQTENDRLAFLDSVSGKARLVTKGGKTHTAWGKTFHTEVYPIGIEPDEIAEQASGPLPPKLAQLKNELKHVKNIFSVERLDYSKGLPERFLAYETLLDKYPQHHGKIRYTQIAPTSRGEVQAYQDIRHQLETEAGRINGRYGQLGWTPLFYLNQHFDRKILMKVFRYADVGLVTPLRDGMNLVAKEYVAAQDPADPGVLVLSQFAGAANELTSALIVNPYDRDDVANALNRALTMPLTERISRHADMMETIRKNDINHWQARFIQDLRDIVPQSHECNLQKKIATFPKLA comes from the coding sequence ATGGGTCGCTTAGTCGTCGTCTCTAACCGAATCGCACCGCCTGACGATAAAAAAGCCAGTGCAGGTGGCCTGGCGGTAGGGGTGTTAGGTGCCTTAAAAGCCGCTGGCGGGCTGTGGTTTGGCTGGAGTGGAGAAATCAGTGAAGAAGAGAAACCGCTGAAAAAGGTAACGCGCGGAAACATTACGTGGGCTTCATTTGCATTGAAAGAGAAAGACTATGACGAGTATTACTCGCAGTTCTCAAATGCCGTCCTGTGGCCTGCGTTTCACTATCGTCTTGACCTGGTCAAATTCCAGCGTGAATCCTTCGAAGGCTACTCGCGCGTGAATGCGCTGCTGGCGGATAAACTGCTGCCATTAATAGAAGAAGACGATATTTTATGGATCCACGATTATCACCTGTTACCCTTCGCGAGAGAGCTGCGAAAGAGGGGGGTGAATAACCGCATTGGTTTCTTCCTGCATATCCCGTTCCCGACGCCGGAAATTTTTACCGCGCTGCCGCCGCATGAAGAGCTGCTGGAAGCGCTGTGCGATTACGATTTGCTCGGCTTCCAGACCGAAAATGACCGCCTCGCGTTCCTTGACTCCGTGTCAGGTAAAGCGCGTCTGGTGACCAAAGGCGGGAAAACCCATACGGCGTGGGGGAAAACTTTCCACACCGAGGTCTATCCTATAGGGATTGAACCAGACGAAATCGCGGAGCAGGCTTCCGGCCCGCTGCCGCCGAAGCTGGCGCAGCTTAAGAATGAACTCAAGCACGTGAAAAATATCTTCTCGGTAGAACGTCTTGATTATTCCAAAGGGCTGCCGGAACGCTTCCTGGCGTATGAAACGCTGCTGGATAAATACCCGCAGCATCACGGGAAAATTCGCTATACCCAGATCGCGCCGACGTCGCGCGGTGAGGTTCAGGCTTATCAGGATATTCGTCATCAGCTGGAGACAGAAGCAGGGCGCATTAATGGCCGCTACGGCCAGCTGGGCTGGACTCCGCTGTTTTACCTGAATCAGCATTTTGACCGTAAGATCCTGATGAAGGTCTTCCGCTATGCGGACGTTGGGCTGGTCACGCCGCTGCGCGACGGGATGAACCTGGTGGCGAAAGAGTACGTGGCGGCGCAGGATCCTGCCGACCCGGGGGTTCTTGTGCTTTCCCAGTTTGCCGGGGCCGCAAATGAGCTCACGTCGGCGCTCATCGTTAACCCTTACGACAGGGATGACGTGGCGAACGCGCTGAATCGTGCCCTGACAATGCCGCTCACGGAACGTATTTCCCGCCATGCTGACATGATGGAGACGATCCGGAAGAACGATATTAACCACTGGCAGGCGCGTTTTATTCAGGATCTCCGGGATATCGTTCCGCAAAGTCATGAGTGCAATCTGCAAAAAAAGATCGCGACCTTCCCTAAACTCGCATGA
- the otsB gene encoding trehalose-phosphatase, which yields MADMLTAPPVLPGHYAFFFDLDGTLAGIKPHPDQVSIPDAVLQDLHQLSLMNEGALALISGRSMAELDTLASPYHFPLAGVHGAERRDIHDHTHIVSLPDALTQTLHKQLSAALAELPGTELEAKGMAFALHYRQAPQHEEAVLALAQKIADAHSQLALQPGKCVVELKPKGINKGAAIAAFMASPPFKGRTPVFIGDDLTDEAGFRVVNQAGGIAVKVGPGDTVAEWRLADVASVWQWISDIANQQQQQIAQSKGGNHYGSLSRRL from the coding sequence GTGGCTGACATGTTAACCGCACCGCCTGTACTGCCCGGACACTATGCTTTCTTTTTTGATCTCGACGGCACGCTCGCCGGGATAAAACCGCACCCTGATCAGGTGTCTATTCCGGATGCGGTGTTACAGGATTTGCATCAGCTCTCGCTCATGAACGAGGGAGCACTGGCATTGATATCAGGGCGCTCAATGGCCGAGCTGGATACGCTCGCCAGTCCTTACCACTTTCCGCTGGCCGGTGTACACGGAGCGGAGCGCCGCGACATCCATGATCACACGCATATCGTTTCACTCCCCGACGCACTCACGCAAACGCTGCATAAGCAGCTCTCTGCAGCGCTGGCCGAACTGCCCGGCACCGAGCTGGAAGCCAAAGGCATGGCCTTTGCCCTGCATTATCGTCAGGCGCCGCAGCATGAGGAGGCCGTGCTTGCGCTTGCTCAGAAGATTGCAGATGCGCATTCACAGCTGGCGTTGCAGCCCGGCAAATGCGTGGTGGAGTTAAAACCGAAAGGGATTAATAAAGGCGCGGCCATCGCCGCGTTTATGGCGTCGCCGCCTTTTAAAGGGCGAACGCCCGTTTTCATTGGGGATGACCTGACCGACGAGGCCGGGTTTCGCGTAGTGAATCAGGCCGGAGGGATCGCCGTCAAGGTGGGGCCTGGTGACACGGTTGCCGAATGGCGACTGGCGGATGTCGCCAGCGTCTGGCAGTGGATATCTGACATCGCTAACCAGCAACAACAACAAATAGCGCAAAGCAAAGGGGGAAACCATTATGGGTCGCTTAGTCGTCGTCTCTAA
- the araH gene encoding L-arabinose ABC transporter permease AraH: MSSVTTSGAPKSKSALSFGRIWDQYGMLVVFAALFLACAIFVPNFATFINMKGLGLAISMSGMVACGMLFCLASGDFDLSVASVIACAGVTTAVVINMTESLWIGVLAGLLLGVISGLVNGFVIARLKINALITTLATMQIVRGLAYIISDGKAVGIEDERFFTLGYANWLGLPAPIWLTVACLILFGFLLNRTTFGRNTLAIGGNEEAARLAGVPVVRTKIIIFVLSGLVSAAAGIILASRMTSGQPMTSIGYELIVISACVLGGVSLKGGIGKISYVVAGILILGTVENAMNLLNISPFSQYVVRGLILLAAVIFDRYKQKAKRTV; encoded by the coding sequence ATGTCCTCTGTTACTACATCCGGAGCGCCGAAGTCGAAGTCGGCGCTGAGTTTTGGGCGTATCTGGGATCAGTACGGCATGCTGGTGGTCTTTGCCGCGCTGTTCCTCGCCTGCGCGATCTTTGTCCCTAATTTTGCCACCTTTATTAATATGAAAGGGCTGGGGCTGGCCATTTCCATGTCCGGGATGGTGGCCTGCGGGATGCTGTTCTGCCTGGCCTCCGGCGATTTTGACCTGTCGGTGGCGTCGGTTATTGCCTGTGCGGGCGTCACGACGGCAGTGGTGATCAACATGACGGAAAGCCTGTGGATTGGCGTTCTGGCTGGTCTGCTACTCGGCGTCATCAGCGGTCTGGTGAACGGTTTTGTTATCGCACGTCTGAAGATTAATGCCCTGATCACCACGCTTGCGACAATGCAAATTGTCCGCGGGCTGGCCTATATCATCTCCGACGGTAAAGCGGTGGGGATTGAAGACGAGCGCTTCTTTACCCTGGGTTACGCCAACTGGCTGGGTCTGCCTGCGCCCATCTGGCTTACCGTGGCCTGCCTGATCCTGTTCGGCTTCCTGCTCAACCGGACCACCTTTGGCCGCAATACGCTGGCGATTGGCGGTAACGAGGAGGCTGCCCGTCTGGCCGGGGTGCCAGTGGTGCGCACCAAGATTATTATCTTCGTGCTCTCAGGGCTGGTTTCTGCCGCCGCGGGGATCATTCTGGCTTCGCGTATGACCAGCGGCCAGCCGATGACCTCTATTGGTTACGAGCTGATCGTCATTTCGGCCTGCGTTTTAGGGGGCGTTTCCCTCAAGGGCGGCATCGGAAAAATCTCATATGTGGTGGCCGGTATCCTGATTTTAGGGACGGTGGAGAACGCCATGAACCTGCTGAATATTTCGCCGTTCTCGCAGTACGTGGTTCGTGGTCTGATCCTGCTGGCAGCCGTGATTTTCGACCGTTACAAGCAAAAAGCGAAGCGTACCGTGTAA